From Algoriphagus sp. NG3, the proteins below share one genomic window:
- a CDS encoding endonuclease/exonuclease/phosphatase family protein — protein sequence MKNYLVLIVALLVSLSAFSQQEAEIKVASYNIRMDTPQDSMNAWPLRKENVKALIQYHGFDIVGTQEGFIHQLNNLLEMPGFAFVGAGRDDGKTGGEHSAIFYKTDRFEVVESGDFWLSETPDKPGLGWDATCCNRIASWALFKDKKSEKEFYVFNAHFDHQGVVARRESGKLMVEKMKEIAKNKPVICTGDFNSTPDTEQIIGLSTFLKDSYTVTKMPPYGPVGTTNSFRFTAPMKNRIDYVFVSEDFVVSKYAVLTDARDQRYPSDHLPVVATVRFAN from the coding sequence ATGAAAAATTATTTAGTACTTATCGTTGCTCTACTAGTATCTCTATCGGCTTTTTCTCAGCAAGAGGCTGAAATAAAGGTGGCTAGTTACAATATCAGGATGGATACTCCACAGGATAGTATGAATGCTTGGCCGCTCCGGAAAGAGAACGTGAAAGCCTTAATCCAATACCATGGTTTTGATATCGTGGGCACCCAGGAAGGGTTTATCCATCAACTTAATAACCTGCTCGAAATGCCAGGTTTTGCTTTTGTGGGAGCAGGAAGAGATGATGGTAAGACTGGCGGAGAGCATTCTGCGATATTTTATAAAACTGACCGATTTGAGGTAGTTGAGTCAGGGGATTTCTGGCTGAGCGAGACGCCGGATAAACCTGGATTGGGGTGGGATGCGACCTGCTGTAACAGGATTGCCTCTTGGGCTTTGTTTAAGGATAAGAAATCCGAAAAGGAGTTTTACGTGTTCAATGCACATTTTGACCATCAAGGCGTAGTGGCCAGAAGAGAATCAGGAAAGCTTATGGTTGAAAAAATGAAGGAAATCGCCAAAAACAAGCCGGTTATCTGTACAGGTGACTTCAATTCCACACCCGATACTGAGCAAATCATAGGATTGTCTACATTTCTAAAGGATTCCTATACCGTGACGAAGATGCCTCCCTATGGACCGGTAGGCACTACAAATTCCTTTCGATTTACTGCACCTATGAAAAATCGAATAGATTATGTTTTTGTAAGTGAAGATTTTGTTGTTTCCAAATATGCTGTATTAACAGATGCTAGGGATCAACGCTATCCTTCTGATCATCTGCCTGTAGTAGCCACCGTGCGCTTTGCAAACTAG
- a CDS encoding DUF6377 domain-containing protein, translating into MQDKIGAISEENHLQLFTEFQHLHEALYTLDFEEAMNSSLGMLEQAKFLEDPELIAQARIKISSTLLAAGIFSETKDTLRTIDSKQLDQKTQSEYFFIFSRLYIDMADYYQQAVYYDPFRELGISYLDSAVTVVDRNSSHYYSYKGLKNIRLGEFDEAVQNYDLLFDNYTLKGRQYAIDASTYSYALEQVGRTDEAMAWLVRAAIMDIKLANKENFALIKLADILYQQGNIKLSSKYLNVTLDDATKYGALQRKFQISQLRPIIETEKLNIAEKQKSIFQQYAIAVTVLSLVVLMSLVVLFTQYKKLKTAKDQINERNIKLREVNLIKEEYIGFFFNTNSDYIDQMELFRQKIDNKITQNKVHEIRPILNSFNVKKDREKMYQTFDQAFLKIFPDFISKYNLLFEPEHQVKLEDSNTLNTELRIYALVRLGIHSTDKIAHILNYSVNTINTYKTRVKNKSKIPNEDFEKEIKKIQFT; encoded by the coding sequence TTGCAAGATAAAATAGGTGCCATTTCAGAGGAGAATCACCTACAACTATTTACCGAATTCCAACATTTGCACGAGGCCTTGTACACCCTGGATTTTGAAGAGGCTATGAACTCTTCTTTAGGAATGTTGGAGCAGGCCAAGTTCTTGGAGGATCCCGAATTAATAGCTCAAGCTAGAATTAAAATCAGTTCCACGTTATTGGCAGCAGGGATTTTCAGCGAAACTAAGGATACGCTGAGGACTATAGACAGCAAGCAGTTGGACCAGAAAACCCAATCTGAATATTTTTTCATTTTTTCCAGATTATATATTGACATGGCTGATTACTATCAACAGGCCGTTTATTATGATCCCTTTAGGGAATTGGGAATCAGTTATCTGGATTCGGCGGTAACAGTGGTGGATCGAAACTCTTCGCACTACTATTCTTATAAAGGCTTGAAGAACATCAGGCTGGGAGAGTTTGATGAGGCAGTCCAAAACTACGACCTGCTATTTGATAACTATACGCTAAAGGGAAGGCAATATGCCATTGATGCAAGTACATATTCCTATGCGCTGGAGCAGGTGGGGCGAACGGATGAGGCAATGGCTTGGCTGGTTCGTGCAGCTATTATGGATATAAAATTGGCAAATAAGGAGAATTTTGCATTGATAAAGTTGGCAGATATTCTATATCAACAAGGCAACATAAAACTTTCCAGCAAATACCTCAATGTGACCTTGGACGATGCTACCAAATATGGGGCATTGCAGCGGAAATTTCAGATTTCTCAGCTTCGTCCCATTATAGAAACTGAGAAGCTCAATATAGCTGAAAAACAAAAATCAATATTTCAGCAATATGCCATTGCGGTCACAGTACTTTCATTAGTTGTACTGATGTCACTAGTTGTGCTTTTTACTCAGTATAAAAAATTAAAGACCGCAAAAGATCAAATCAATGAGAGAAATATTAAGCTGAGGGAGGTGAACCTGATCAAGGAGGAATACATCGGCTTTTTCTTTAATACCAATTCGGACTACATAGACCAAATGGAGCTTTTCCGCCAAAAAATAGACAATAAAATCACCCAAAATAAGGTGCATGAAATCCGACCCATTTTGAATAGCTTCAATGTCAAAAAGGATCGGGAGAAAATGTATCAGACCTTTGATCAGGCATTTTTGAAGATATTTCCGGATTTTATTTCCAAATACAATTTACTTTTTGAACCGGAGCATCAGGTAAAACTGGAAGACTCTAATACACTCAATACAGAGTTGAGGATTTATGCACTGGTTAGGTTAGGCATCCATAGCACAGATAAGATTGCACATATTTTAAACTATTCTGTCAATACTATTAACACGTATAAAACGCGTGTTAAGAATAAATCAAAAATCCCCAATGAAGACTTCGAAAAGGAGATAAAGAAAATTCAATTTACTTAA
- a CDS encoding SusC/RagA family TonB-linked outer membrane protein, with product MNKNYILKTRLAVRCLSVFLMIVFSTNFSEALAQSKTISGTVSDNYGMTLPGVSVVIKGSTQGTVTDLEGKYVLTSDGDMGTLVFSYIGYSTQEVVVGNLNVLDITLEEDLVGLDEVVVVGYGVQQKKDVTGATSSISKDDMNQGAITNPLQQISGRAAGVNITQIGSEPGSRPTVRIRGITSLIGGSDPLVVIDGIQGNLDLLNQVPPSEIESIDVLKDASATAIYGSRGAPGVIIVSTKRSKSGQATIEYTGSVSVDQIANELDVLDAQGWREQARIWNVPFSEDHGSDTDWYDVLTQTGMTQNHTVALGGGSQNFNYRASVSAILQDGVVINSSNKNYIASISATQKAVDDRLTMTFTMNNSIRKNIGSPGNVGRAQFTSNLISNAYVSKPTDPVLFENGDYFFDPNVFQYINPYAVAETVINESESRSQFTTFRTDFEIIDGLKAGWFGSWRKVDVNSGYYAPAASTLAGAIDQEGIANVNTNLTDEKLMDISLSYDKDFGKHKINAIGVYEWQRQTYQGHFAQTKGFINDLTSYHALQLGSVSRYLPGDISSYKNDRTLVSFLGRVNYSFADKYILTASMRRDGSSVFGQEHQWGNFPSVSAAWRLGDEDFMKGQNAVSTLKLRAGYGVTGNQQGLSPQQSLQLVGASGSTYFNGGLITNFQVIQNANQNLKWETRRQTNVGIDFGFAQDKINGSVDIYTATTDNLLFNYAVPQPPYPFGSMAANVGSLRNDGLEIALNYHLLDNRDWSVTLAGNVTFMRNEVEKLSGNIGGVEVNTNYVGWGFNSYLIEGQPIGTFYILENDGKESGTNEELVVDRNGDGVIDQGNESPDRYLAGTALPTFTYAFTPTIKFKNFDLTMVWRGSGGNMIFNRIKKDFSLYESLGKSNMLVSAENLGLFTSQYASDLWLEKGDYVRFENLAIGYTFNAAKIRNISSMRLSVVGNNLALFTKYSGLDPELNLSGGNGSGLDAGIYPRTRSIAVGLHVSF from the coding sequence ATGAACAAAAACTACATTTTAAAAACCAGATTGGCTGTTAGGTGTTTGTCAGTCTTTCTGATGATTGTCTTCAGCACCAATTTCTCTGAGGCTTTGGCACAGAGTAAAACAATATCCGGGACTGTGTCGGATAATTATGGAATGACCCTTCCGGGTGTGAGTGTCGTGATCAAGGGCAGTACACAGGGCACAGTGACTGATTTGGAGGGAAAGTATGTCTTGACCTCAGATGGAGATATGGGCACTTTGGTCTTTAGCTACATTGGCTACTCCACACAGGAAGTAGTGGTGGGCAATCTGAACGTTCTTGATATCACTTTGGAAGAAGACTTGGTGGGACTAGATGAAGTGGTGGTCGTAGGCTATGGCGTACAGCAGAAAAAGGATGTAACAGGAGCTACCTCCAGTATCAGCAAAGATGACATGAACCAAGGGGCCATTACCAATCCGCTTCAGCAAATCTCCGGACGTGCCGCTGGGGTGAACATCACCCAGATTGGCAGTGAGCCTGGTTCTCGGCCTACAGTCAGGATTCGTGGGATTACTTCACTCATAGGAGGTAGCGATCCACTGGTGGTGATAGATGGAATTCAGGGCAACCTCGATTTGCTTAACCAGGTCCCACCTTCTGAAATAGAGTCTATCGATGTGCTGAAAGATGCTTCTGCGACTGCAATCTATGGCTCCAGAGGTGCCCCTGGGGTTATTATCGTCAGCACCAAAAGATCGAAATCCGGGCAAGCCACTATAGAATATACAGGTTCGGTCTCAGTGGATCAAATTGCCAATGAGCTAGATGTACTTGATGCTCAAGGTTGGAGAGAACAGGCTAGAATCTGGAATGTACCTTTCTCCGAAGATCATGGATCAGACACGGATTGGTACGATGTCCTGACCCAGACGGGGATGACCCAAAACCATACGGTCGCTCTGGGAGGTGGATCGCAAAACTTTAACTATAGAGCATCTGTCTCAGCTATCCTTCAGGATGGTGTGGTGATTAACTCAAGTAACAAAAATTACATCGCCAGTATATCCGCTACCCAAAAAGCCGTTGACGATCGATTGACGATGACTTTCACGATGAATAACAGCATCAGAAAGAATATCGGCAGTCCAGGGAATGTAGGAAGAGCTCAATTTACTTCGAACCTCATATCCAATGCGTATGTGTCCAAACCAACTGACCCGGTATTATTTGAAAACGGTGATTACTTCTTTGATCCAAATGTATTTCAATACATCAATCCATATGCAGTAGCTGAAACGGTCATCAACGAAAGTGAGTCCCGCAGTCAGTTTACCACATTCAGAACTGATTTTGAAATTATTGACGGGTTGAAAGCAGGATGGTTTGGTAGCTGGAGAAAAGTGGATGTAAACTCTGGTTATTATGCCCCAGCTGCTTCTACGCTAGCAGGTGCTATTGATCAGGAGGGAATCGCAAATGTCAATACCAACCTCACTGACGAGAAATTGATGGATATTAGCTTGTCTTATGACAAAGATTTTGGGAAACACAAAATCAATGCGATTGGGGTGTATGAATGGCAAAGACAAACCTACCAAGGCCATTTTGCACAGACCAAAGGCTTCATCAATGACCTGACCAGCTACCATGCGCTTCAGCTTGGCTCAGTGAGCAGGTATTTGCCAGGCGATATTTCCTCCTATAAAAATGACCGTACGCTGGTTTCATTTTTAGGCCGGGTCAACTATTCTTTCGCGGACAAATACATTCTTACTGCCAGTATGAGAAGAGATGGTTCTTCGGTATTTGGCCAAGAACACCAGTGGGGCAATTTCCCATCGGTTTCCGCAGCTTGGAGACTTGGTGATGAAGACTTCATGAAGGGACAAAATGCCGTCAGCACCTTGAAGCTTAGAGCTGGCTACGGTGTCACTGGCAACCAGCAGGGGCTTTCTCCCCAGCAATCCCTACAGCTAGTGGGAGCCTCTGGTAGTACTTATTTTAATGGTGGCTTGATTACAAACTTCCAAGTAATTCAAAATGCCAATCAGAATTTGAAGTGGGAGACAAGGCGTCAAACCAATGTGGGTATTGATTTCGGGTTTGCACAGGATAAGATAAATGGATCGGTAGATATTTACACCGCTACTACGGACAATCTCTTATTCAACTACGCTGTACCGCAACCTCCATATCCTTTCGGGTCTATGGCTGCAAACGTGGGTAGTTTGAGAAATGATGGCCTTGAAATAGCCTTGAACTACCACCTCTTGGACAACAGGGACTGGAGTGTCACGCTGGCAGGGAATGTGACTTTCATGCGAAATGAAGTGGAAAAACTGAGTGGTAACATCGGAGGAGTGGAAGTCAATACGAATTATGTGGGTTGGGGATTCAATTCATACCTAATTGAAGGTCAGCCGATCGGTACATTTTATATTTTGGAAAATGACGGTAAAGAGTCTGGAACCAATGAGGAATTGGTAGTGGACAGAAATGGTGACGGAGTGATTGACCAAGGCAATGAAAGCCCGGATCGGTACCTAGCCGGTACAGCTTTGCCAACATTCACTTATGCATTTACACCTACAATCAAATTCAAAAACTTTGACCTCACTATGGTATGGAGAGGTTCGGGCGGGAATATGATTTTTAATAGGATCAAAAAAGACTTTAGTCTATATGAAAGTCTTGGTAAATCGAATATGCTGGTGAGTGCAGAGAATTTGGGACTTTTTACCTCTCAGTATGCCTCGGATCTTTGGTTGGAAAAGGGTGATTATGTCCGCTTTGAAAACCTGGCGATAGGATACACTTTCAATGCGGCCAAGATTAGGAACATCAGTTCCATGAGACTCTCTGTAGTCGGTAACAACCTGGCCTTGTTTACCAAATATTCTGGACTGGATCCAGAATTGAATCTCTCTGGTGGCAATGGAAGTGGTTTGGATGCAGGGATCTATCCGAGAACCCGAAGCATAGCTGTAGGACTGCATGTTTCATTTTAA
- a CDS encoding RagB/SusD family nutrient uptake outer membrane protein encodes MKNIITLSILALLTLVSCTDVGENVYDKYAAEDFYGSAEGSDAALASVYAQLPGNWGGVGYAGADNGWYDLNSMSADEQVIPHRNTGDWQLDFARLYQREWLPNDGINSNAWNWLYRSVFLANLAIEQLEVANAEQSKIAEARVLRAFFYYLLMDDYGNIPFFTENNLPADQIQQVSRPEVFAFIESELKANLEDLPTTKGGNYYGRFNKWAGYTLLAKLYLNAEVYTGKPMWQECLDAISVVEQGGFSLHTSANDSSLPLGSKYYELFGDVLPDDETILAIFTTVDVVGRNIFMIRSLGGTDGTLLAGAGAWNGSVVPQEYVEKFADNDIRKRQFRFGSDPSGPQPAGFIEYAIELDNLDNPGADRNAGARNTKFWTALPANGGGASNDFPIYRYADVLLMKAECLVRLGDAASAKPFIDQVRQRAGLSGLPSAPTLEQIYDERGFELTWEAHRRQDMIRFGTFTQARYLVPAVGDHFKLFPIPTSALNTNPNLTQNPGW; translated from the coding sequence ATGAAAAATATAATAACGCTATCGATTTTAGCTCTTTTGACATTGGTTAGTTGTACCGATGTAGGGGAGAATGTATATGATAAATATGCGGCGGAAGATTTTTATGGTTCTGCGGAAGGTTCTGATGCTGCATTGGCTTCTGTCTATGCTCAGCTTCCGGGAAACTGGGGAGGTGTAGGCTATGCAGGTGCAGATAATGGCTGGTATGATCTCAATTCGATGTCTGCTGACGAACAAGTAATCCCTCACCGCAATACTGGCGACTGGCAGTTGGACTTTGCAAGACTGTATCAGCGGGAATGGTTGCCTAATGATGGTATCAATAGCAATGCTTGGAATTGGCTTTATAGATCAGTGTTTCTTGCCAATCTTGCGATAGAGCAGTTGGAAGTTGCAAATGCTGAGCAATCCAAGATTGCAGAAGCACGGGTACTTCGTGCGTTCTTCTATTACCTCTTGATGGACGATTATGGTAACATCCCTTTCTTTACGGAGAACAATCTTCCTGCAGATCAGATCCAACAGGTTTCAAGACCGGAGGTTTTCGCTTTTATAGAGTCAGAATTGAAAGCTAACCTGGAAGATTTGCCTACGACAAAGGGCGGTAACTATTATGGAAGGTTCAATAAGTGGGCAGGCTATACCTTACTGGCAAAATTATACCTAAACGCGGAAGTTTATACCGGTAAGCCGATGTGGCAGGAATGTCTTGATGCAATCAGCGTGGTAGAACAGGGCGGTTTTTCGCTGCATACGAGCGCAAATGATTCGAGTTTGCCTTTAGGTTCAAAATATTACGAACTGTTTGGTGATGTGCTTCCTGATGATGAAACGATTCTGGCAATATTCACCACGGTGGATGTGGTAGGCAGAAACATCTTTATGATCAGAAGCTTGGGAGGAACTGATGGAACGCTATTAGCTGGTGCAGGTGCCTGGAATGGATCGGTGGTTCCTCAGGAATATGTGGAGAAGTTTGCTGACAATGATATCCGTAAAAGACAGTTCCGATTTGGATCAGACCCCTCAGGCCCACAGCCGGCAGGATTTATAGAATATGCCATCGAGCTGGACAATCTGGACAACCCAGGTGCAGACAGAAATGCGGGAGCCAGAAACACGAAGTTTTGGACTGCGCTGCCTGCAAATGGAGGAGGGGCATCAAATGACTTTCCAATCTATCGCTATGCAGATGTATTGCTTATGAAAGCTGAATGTCTGGTGAGGCTTGGGGATGCTGCATCAGCAAAACCTTTCATTGATCAGGTGAGACAGAGAGCGGGTCTTTCAGGTCTTCCTTCTGCGCCAACTTTAGAACAGATATATGATGAGCGAGGCTTTGAACTCACTTGGGAAGCACACCGAAGACAGGATATGATCCGGTTTGGAACCTTCACTCAGGCAAGGTACCTGGTACCGGCAGTGGGTGACCACTTCAAGTTGTTCCCAATTCCTACTTCGGCATTGAACACCAATCCAAATTTGACTCAAAATCCAGGCTGGTAA
- a CDS encoding SusE domain-containing protein, whose product MQRIINLYTGLFLLLALAVGCNEDPTLTVLRNVSFTEPPISSADQIVLNADSMSDLALTVNWTPVDYYIEAPVTYSVQFAAVGDTTNWGNAVTVLAGDDVLTKSFTQEELNTISQQLEFEADVASPLVIRVKSYVDRDAFSAPVVVQLTPYKLFTGFASLWVPGEYQGWDPATASRIASPEDNGVYEGYINIPEGGESNQFKFTAQPAWEPMAYGDGGDGVLIEANFAGGNFVAPSAGYYYLTADLNEMTYTVTQTNWGILGDATPGGWDTDTQLTFDPAENVWKVTAELNNAGSFKFRANNAWTLDFGVDAEGNIQYANHPVFGYNPDLSNLTVPESGTYTITLDLSEPGVYSYSLVKN is encoded by the coding sequence ATGCAAAGAATAATCAATTTATATACTGGTCTGTTTCTGCTCCTCGCTCTGGCGGTTGGATGCAATGAGGACCCAACGTTGACCGTACTTAGAAATGTGTCATTTACTGAGCCCCCTATTTCCTCTGCCGATCAGATTGTACTCAATGCAGATAGTATGTCCGATTTAGCACTGACAGTCAATTGGACTCCGGTTGACTACTATATCGAAGCTCCTGTAACTTATTCAGTTCAGTTTGCTGCGGTAGGTGATACGACTAATTGGGGTAATGCAGTAACTGTGCTGGCAGGGGACGATGTCCTCACAAAGTCATTTACACAAGAGGAATTGAATACCATTTCCCAGCAACTGGAATTTGAGGCAGATGTTGCTAGCCCATTGGTCATCAGAGTGAAATCTTATGTAGATCGTGATGCATTTTCTGCTCCGGTGGTAGTTCAGTTGACACCTTATAAATTATTCACCGGTTTTGCATCCCTTTGGGTGCCTGGAGAATATCAAGGCTGGGATCCAGCTACTGCTTCTCGGATTGCTTCACCTGAAGACAATGGAGTCTATGAAGGCTACATCAATATTCCTGAAGGTGGAGAATCCAATCAATTCAAATTCACCGCTCAGCCAGCTTGGGAGCCTATGGCTTACGGTGATGGGGGAGATGGGGTTTTGATTGAGGCAAATTTCGCAGGTGGCAACTTTGTCGCTCCCTCGGCGGGGTATTATTACTTGACCGCAGACTTGAATGAGATGACCTACACGGTGACCCAAACGAATTGGGGCATCCTCGGAGACGCTACACCGGGTGGATGGGACACTGATACCCAGTTGACATTTGATCCTGCAGAAAATGTCTGGAAAGTAACCGCAGAGTTAAACAATGCAGGATCTTTTAAGTTTCGGGCAAATAATGCTTGGACATTGGATTTTGGGGTGGATGCTGAAGGGAATATTCAGTATGCCAACCACCCGGTGTTTGGGTATAATCCTGACCTGAGCAACTTGACTGTTCCTGAATCAGGAACCTATACCATTACACTAGACCTTAGTGAGCCTGGTGTTTACAGCTATAGTTTGGTTAAAAACTAA
- a CDS encoding alpha-amylase family glycosyl hydrolase, with amino-acid sequence MDRILRSAVIGLLFITSFTLNACQSDEIIFDTIPPTTEKDPVQFGVPFDNVPLTKDIAMYEVNIFGFSGSQDLQGVTERLDDIQELGVNVVWLMPIHPIGVERGIGSPYAISDFMKVNPSFGTLEDLRELVQGAHDRDMAVILDWVGNHTSWDNVWMSNTDWYTKDATGTIVSPETWTDVADLNYDNQDMREAMLKAMKYWVLEANVDGFRCDYAGGVPTDFWKTAITELRSIPNRDIIMFAESTKKELYSAGFDLTFGWDFYGALKKVYEDGTDVRGLYPVNLADNNSTPNQTDILRFTTNHDDTAWDDTPIALFDGLRGSMAAFVITAYMGGVPLVYSGQEVGMTEKLPFFSSNQTIIDWTRNPELASEYASLIKYRLSSNAIKRGGIQSYGDDADVLMFKRNYEDQEVLVIVNTRNQQKEVSVPAELVNSQWQNAMENAPYQVGQTIELPAYGYLILSN; translated from the coding sequence ATGGATCGAATACTGAGAAGCGCAGTGATTGGATTGCTTTTTATCACCTCATTCACATTGAATGCCTGCCAATCTGATGAAATAATATTTGATACTATTCCTCCCACCACGGAGAAAGATCCAGTTCAGTTTGGAGTTCCTTTCGACAATGTCCCCCTGACAAAGGATATTGCCATGTATGAGGTAAACATTTTTGGTTTTAGTGGTAGTCAGGACTTGCAGGGAGTCACGGAGAGGTTGGACGATATTCAGGAATTAGGGGTGAATGTGGTCTGGTTGATGCCCATACATCCCATCGGCGTAGAAAGAGGAATAGGGTCGCCTTATGCGATCAGTGATTTTATGAAAGTAAACCCTTCCTTTGGCACCCTTGAAGACCTTCGGGAATTGGTTCAAGGTGCCCACGACCGGGACATGGCAGTCATTTTGGATTGGGTAGGCAACCATACTTCCTGGGACAATGTTTGGATGAGCAATACAGACTGGTACACCAAGGATGCGACAGGTACTATCGTTAGTCCTGAAACGTGGACTGACGTAGCAGATCTTAATTACGATAATCAGGATATGCGGGAAGCCATGCTTAAGGCCATGAAATATTGGGTTCTTGAAGCAAATGTGGATGGATTCAGGTGTGATTATGCAGGTGGAGTTCCTACGGATTTCTGGAAAACGGCAATCACCGAGTTGAGAAGTATTCCCAATCGGGATATTATCATGTTTGCTGAGTCAACTAAAAAGGAGCTCTATTCGGCTGGTTTTGACTTGACGTTTGGATGGGATTTTTATGGCGCCCTCAAGAAAGTCTATGAGGACGGTACGGATGTACGTGGATTGTATCCTGTAAATCTTGCAGATAACAATTCCACCCCAAATCAGACAGATATTCTTCGTTTTACGACCAATCACGATGATACAGCTTGGGATGATACGCCCATAGCACTTTTTGACGGTCTACGCGGATCTATGGCAGCCTTTGTAATCACCGCTTACATGGGAGGAGTTCCACTGGTCTATAGTGGTCAAGAGGTTGGAATGACAGAAAAGCTTCCCTTTTTCAGTTCCAATCAAACGATCATAGACTGGACTCGAAATCCCGAATTGGCATCCGAATATGCATCCCTTATCAAATATAGACTTTCCAGTAATGCCATAAAAAGAGGAGGGATCCAGAGTTATGGAGATGATGCAGATGTGTTGATGTTCAAGCGTAACTATGAAGATCAAGAGGTATTGGTGATAGTAAATACCCGAAATCAGCAAAAAGAAGTGAGTGTCCCTGCTGAATTGGTAAACTCCCAATGGCAAAACGCAATGGAAAATGCACCCTATCAAGTAGGGCAGACCATAGAATTGCCTGCTTACGGGTATTTGATCCTTTCAAACTAG